One stretch of Prinia subflava isolate CZ2003 ecotype Zambia chromosome 19, Cam_Psub_1.2, whole genome shotgun sequence DNA includes these proteins:
- the PUS1 gene encoding pseudouridylate synthase 1 homolog isoform X1 codes for MLRWGLRVVSCGFSAPGSAACAGSWRRQRSVLTMAEDLVAAVASQTKRLNSSSEVVQRLEENGHQDKRLKSDADEEDAEDQNKKLPKRKIVLLMAYSGKGYHGMQRNVGSSQFKTIEDDLVSALVQSGCIPENHGEDMKKMSFQRCARTDKGVSAAGQIVSLKVRLIDDILEKINNHLPSHIRILGLKRVTGGFNSKNKCDARTYSYMLPTFAFAHKDHDVQEELYRLDTETLERVNKLLAYYKGTHNFHNFTSQKGPRDPSAKRYIMEMYCGEPFVRENVEFAVITVKGQSFMMHQIRKMIGLVIAIVKGYAAESIMERSWGEEKVDVPKAPGLGLVLEKVHFEKYNRRFGNDGLHEPLEWTEEEEKIAVFKEQYIYPTIINTEREEKSMANWLNTLPIHDFNSSAVEMQTNNKNSKKSSDLEGSDGCGDDSD; via the exons ATGCTGCGGTGGGGGCTCCGGGTCGTGAGCTGCGGCTTCTCCGCCCCGGGGAGCGCGGCGTGCGCCGGGTCGTGGCGGCGGCAGCGCAGC GTTCTTACAATGGCTGAGGATTTGGTAGCAGCGGTTGCCAGCCAGACAAAGAGACTCAACAGCAGCAGCGAGGTGGTTCAAAGGCTGGAAGAAAACGGGCATCAGGACAAAAGGTTGAAGAGTGATGCAGATGAGGAAGATGCAGAGGATCAGAATAAGAAGTTACCCAAAAGGAAGATTGTGCTGTTGATGGCATATTCAGGGAAAGGCTACCATGGCATGCAA AGAAACGTGGGATCTTCACAGTTCAAGACAATTGAAGATGACCTTGTCTCTGCCCTCGTTCAGTCAGGATGCATCCCAGAAAACCACGGGGAAGACATGAAGAAGATGTCTTTCCAGAGGTGTGCTCGAACAGATAAG GGTGTGTCTGCAGCTGGACAGATTGTGTCACTGAAGGTCAGGCTAATAGATGACATCTTAGAAAAGATCAATAATCATCTTCCTTCTCACATCAGAATTCTGG GCCTGAAGAGAGTCACTGGGGGATTCAACTCCAAGAACAAATGCGATGCCAGAACCTACTCGTACATGCTGCCAACGTTTGCCTTTGCCCACAAGGACCACGATGTGCAGGAAGAGCTTTATAGGCTGGACACAGAGACCCTTGAAAGGGTCAATAAACTGCTGGCCTACTACAAGGGGACACACAACTTCCACAACTTCACATCGCAGAAGGGCCCCAGGGACCCCAGTGCCAAGCGGTACATCATGGAGATGTACTGCGGGGAGCCCTTCGTCAGGGAAAACGTGGAATTCGCAGTGATCACAGTGAAGGGGCAGAGTTTCATGATGCACCAGATCAGGAAGATGATTGGGCTGGTGATAGCCATTGTGAAAGGTTATGCTGCTGAGTCCATCATGGAACgcagctggggagaggagaaggttgACGTCCCCAAAGCCCCGGGACTTGGGCTGGTTTTGGAGAAAGTACACTTTGAAAAATACAACAGGCGTTTTGGGAATGATGGGCTGCATGAGCCGCTGGAATGgacggaggaggaggagaagattGCTGTTTTCAAAGAGCAGTACATCTATCCTACCATTATCAACACTGAAAGGGAGGAGAAATCCATGGCAAACTGGCTAAACACCCTCCCCATTCATGACTTCAACTCGTCTGCTGTTGAGATGCAAACTAACAACAAAAATTCAAAG
- the PUS1 gene encoding pseudouridylate synthase 1 homolog isoform X2, translated as MAEDLVAAVASQTKRLNSSSEVVQRLEENGHQDKRLKSDADEEDAEDQNKKLPKRKIVLLMAYSGKGYHGMQRNVGSSQFKTIEDDLVSALVQSGCIPENHGEDMKKMSFQRCARTDKGVSAAGQIVSLKVRLIDDILEKINNHLPSHIRILGLKRVTGGFNSKNKCDARTYSYMLPTFAFAHKDHDVQEELYRLDTETLERVNKLLAYYKGTHNFHNFTSQKGPRDPSAKRYIMEMYCGEPFVRENVEFAVITVKGQSFMMHQIRKMIGLVIAIVKGYAAESIMERSWGEEKVDVPKAPGLGLVLEKVHFEKYNRRFGNDGLHEPLEWTEEEEKIAVFKEQYIYPTIINTEREEKSMANWLNTLPIHDFNSSAVEMQTNNKNSKKSSDLEGSDGCGDDSD; from the exons ATGGCTGAGGATTTGGTAGCAGCGGTTGCCAGCCAGACAAAGAGACTCAACAGCAGCAGCGAGGTGGTTCAAAGGCTGGAAGAAAACGGGCATCAGGACAAAAGGTTGAAGAGTGATGCAGATGAGGAAGATGCAGAGGATCAGAATAAGAAGTTACCCAAAAGGAAGATTGTGCTGTTGATGGCATATTCAGGGAAAGGCTACCATGGCATGCAA AGAAACGTGGGATCTTCACAGTTCAAGACAATTGAAGATGACCTTGTCTCTGCCCTCGTTCAGTCAGGATGCATCCCAGAAAACCACGGGGAAGACATGAAGAAGATGTCTTTCCAGAGGTGTGCTCGAACAGATAAG GGTGTGTCTGCAGCTGGACAGATTGTGTCACTGAAGGTCAGGCTAATAGATGACATCTTAGAAAAGATCAATAATCATCTTCCTTCTCACATCAGAATTCTGG GCCTGAAGAGAGTCACTGGGGGATTCAACTCCAAGAACAAATGCGATGCCAGAACCTACTCGTACATGCTGCCAACGTTTGCCTTTGCCCACAAGGACCACGATGTGCAGGAAGAGCTTTATAGGCTGGACACAGAGACCCTTGAAAGGGTCAATAAACTGCTGGCCTACTACAAGGGGACACACAACTTCCACAACTTCACATCGCAGAAGGGCCCCAGGGACCCCAGTGCCAAGCGGTACATCATGGAGATGTACTGCGGGGAGCCCTTCGTCAGGGAAAACGTGGAATTCGCAGTGATCACAGTGAAGGGGCAGAGTTTCATGATGCACCAGATCAGGAAGATGATTGGGCTGGTGATAGCCATTGTGAAAGGTTATGCTGCTGAGTCCATCATGGAACgcagctggggagaggagaaggttgACGTCCCCAAAGCCCCGGGACTTGGGCTGGTTTTGGAGAAAGTACACTTTGAAAAATACAACAGGCGTTTTGGGAATGATGGGCTGCATGAGCCGCTGGAATGgacggaggaggaggagaagattGCTGTTTTCAAAGAGCAGTACATCTATCCTACCATTATCAACACTGAAAGGGAGGAGAAATCCATGGCAAACTGGCTAAACACCCTCCCCATTCATGACTTCAACTCGTCTGCTGTTGAGATGCAAACTAACAACAAAAATTCAAAG